The following DNA comes from Picosynechococcus sp. PCC 7003.
GCATCTTGAATGTTTTGTCATCTTAAGCAACAAGCTTTACGAAAAAAATACACATATACAGGCATTCCTAAAACTTTGAGGGGTGGTTATTGACCCCAGATAATTTCTTGCAACCGATCCACCATTTCCAGCACAAATAATTTCTCTCCTGTTTCCTGACAAACCCTAGCCGGTACATTTTCCAGGATGTAAACTTTCCCAGCAATTTCCTCAGAATAGGTCACAAAAGCATCAACAAACGTTTTCTGAAAATCAGTGTCGTCCATCTACCAATTTCCTGTAGGAACTTCCCCATTTTGCAAAGCACTACATCTGCTTGAGGTAATCTTCATAACCAATTGCCGTTAATTGAGTTTGTTTATCGAGCACCATATCCTTAAGGCTCTGGCGATAGGCTTGCACCTGTTTCAGTAGCTCTGGATCGAAAGCACCTAACATTTGTACTGCCAACAAACCTGCATTGGTCGCATTGCCAATCGCCACCGTCGCCACCGGAATACCACGGGGCATTTGCACGATGGAGTAGAGAGAATCCACGCCACTGAGGGTACTGGTTTTGACGGGCACCCCAATCACCGGCAAAGGCGTCAGAGCGGCGACCATCCCCGGTAAGTGCGCAGCTCCACCTGCCCCCGCAATAATCACCTTTAAACCCCGTTCATGGGCTGTTTGGGCATATTCCACCATGCGCTCCGGGGTACGATGGGCAGACACAATGCCAACCTCGTGGGGAATATTAAATTGTCTACAGATGGCGATCGCCGCTTCCATCGTGGGAAGATCAGAATCGCTCCCCATAATGATGCCAACCAGGGGATTAATTACACTCATAGGTTTTTAGCTCATGTATGTCATGCCGACTACCCATCATAAACAAAGGGAGAACTCTGCACAAACCCTGATTAGGGCGCGTCTTGTCGGTTTAGAAGGTCAATTTTGGTTGCGATTAGATGCAAATCGTTGTTTAACGCACCTAGAGCCAATGGAAACCGAAATCCCTCTCGAATTTCAAGAAAATACCCAGGATATTGCCGGAGATTTATTATCCCTGGGGGGAGTGGACTTACAGATTAACGGTGGCCTAGGTTTAGCGTTTCCGGAAGTGACCCAGGCGGATCTGCCAGAACTCCAAGCAATTTGTGATTATCTTTGGGGCCAGGGCATTGACGCTTTTTGTCCGACCATCGTTACCACTTCTTTAGAAAATATCCGGCGATCGCTGGCTGTTTTTGCTGAACTTTGGAGAGACCCGAAACCCAATACAGCAAAAATCCTAGGGATACATTTAGAAGGGCCATTTCTCAATTACGAAAAACGAGGTGCCCACCCGGCACAATATCTACAACCCTTGACCCTGAAAAATGTGCAAGAAGTCATCGGTGAATTTGCCCCGATGATCAAAATCATTACCCTTGCTCCGGAACTCGACCCCACCAATAAATGTGTGGAATATCTGCGCTCGTTGGGAATTGTTGTTAGTTTGGGTCACTCCCTCGCTACAGAAACAGAAGCCAATCAAGCCTTTGCCCATGGCGCAACGATGATCACCCACGCCTTTAACGCGATGCCCAGTTTGCATCACCGGGAGGCCGGTTTATTAGGAACAGCGATGGTTAACCCTAATGTTCACTGTGGTTTTATCGCCGATGGCCAGCACGTCAATCCCACGATGTTAGAAATTTTTTTGCGGGCCGCGAAACACCCTTTTTTAGTCAGCGATGCCCTCGCGCCCATTGGTCTACCCGATGGGGTATATCCCTGGGACGATCGCCAAATTACAGTTACCCATGGCACGGCTCGCCTGGATAATGGCACCCTGTCCGGCACGACGTTACCGCTATTTGAAGGGGTCAAAAATCTTGTCCAGTGGGGGATTTGTGATTTAGAAAAGGCGATCGCCTTAGCCACCCTCGCCCCCAGAAAAGCCCTGGGCATACCGACTTGGACGACGGGCAAACCCATCAACCTTTTGCGCTGGCAAGCAGTGGATGACACCATTGAATTTAGCTGGCTTTAGTGAATTTTTTCGACGTGCCAACCGGTTTGGGCACCAATCCTACCTGCTTTGATAAACCGCCAATTGCCCCGCTCAAAGCTCTTTTTCCCTTTTTTTAGGCTGGGTTGAACGCCGATTAACTGGGCCACTTCATCCGTCGAAATCATCCAACCTGCCGTCGCCGCCTGTTCTAAAATGCTGAGATAAGCCAGGGGATTTGAAGCTTGACGGGAGTCCGAAACAGCTGCTTCTACTCTGGCGAGATGTTGGGCGATCGCCATCATTTGCGTTCTCATTTCTGCCAGTTGATCCCTTAGATCTTGCAC
Coding sequences within:
- a CDS encoding YgiT-type zinc finger protein, encoding MDDTDFQKTFVDAFVTYSEEIAGKVYILENVPARVCQETGEKLFVLEMVDRLQEIIWGQ
- the purE gene encoding 5-(carboxyamino)imidazole ribonucleotide mutase, whose amino-acid sequence is MSVINPLVGIIMGSDSDLPTMEAAIAICRQFNIPHEVGIVSAHRTPERMVEYAQTAHERGLKVIIAGAGGAAHLPGMVAALTPLPVIGVPVKTSTLSGVDSLYSIVQMPRGIPVATVAIGNATNAGLLAVQMLGAFDPELLKQVQAYRQSLKDMVLDKQTQLTAIGYEDYLKQM
- the nagA gene encoding N-acetylglucosamine-6-phosphate deacetylase, with product MPTTHHKQRENSAQTLIRARLVGLEGQFWLRLDANRCLTHLEPMETEIPLEFQENTQDIAGDLLSLGGVDLQINGGLGLAFPEVTQADLPELQAICDYLWGQGIDAFCPTIVTTSLENIRRSLAVFAELWRDPKPNTAKILGIHLEGPFLNYEKRGAHPAQYLQPLTLKNVQEVIGEFAPMIKIITLAPELDPTNKCVEYLRSLGIVVSLGHSLATETEANQAFAHGATMITHAFNAMPSLHHREAGLLGTAMVNPNVHCGFIADGQHVNPTMLEIFLRAAKHPFLVSDALAPIGLPDGVYPWDDRQITVTHGTARLDNGTLSGTTLPLFEGVKNLVQWGICDLEKAIALATLAPRKALGIPTWTTGKPINLLRWQAVDDTIEFSWL